CCGGGTCTGCCCCCTGCGCCAACAGCACCCCGCGCAGCTTTGGCAAATCAGGTGACCGGTTCAGCCAAAGCGCATTTCGGTCGGCGGGCACCGCGCGGTCCAATGCCGCCGCCAGCACGCTGTCGGACCGGCCTGCAAAGGTTTCAAACGGCAGCACCTCGATATGCGCATCCGGCACTGCGCAAGACAGATCCGTGATGACATCCCGCCAACCCCGCTGGCGGTTCGAGATCACCTCGAAGGTGCGTGGCTGTGGCACGGGATGTCCTCGGGCCACGGTCATCGCCGCTACCGAGGACCACCATAGGTCGGGCGAGCGGACACATAGAACCACGCGGCTGATCTTGCCGCCAAAGGCCGCTGAAACCCGTGCCAGTCGTTCACCGATCGCCGGATATAGAGTTCTGGCCCGCAGGCAGGCCCGCGGCGTGCCGATCATGTTCTCGTCACTGACCAGCAGATCGCGCAACCCCAGATCCGCAGCCCGCGCCGCAAGAAGCTGCACCCGCCCTTGGGCACGGGTCTGAAGGCTGAGCCTTTTTGCAGCGGCAGGGCCAGGAAACAACCCCGGAAACACCGACTTACGGGTGCGCCACGGCCCCCAGAACCCGGTTCCCTGTTGGCCCAGATCATCCGCGTGCTCCCGCACATAATGCTGGAACGTGGTCGTCCCGGTGCGATGCGCACCAAGGTGAAGTATGACATCCATAACAGCGGCGCCAATCGTGCTGAGCAAGGCCGCCCCCATCGGCCTGAACGCAGGGGAACACCCCGTCATGTGCCCAAAGCCATTGCATTGTGCTTAATGCGAAAATCACACCGATTTTGCATCGCAAATCTTGCAAAAGCGCCTATATCTGTTTCAACAGGAGCCTTTATGAAACCGCTTATACCGCTTGTTATTGCTGGATTTTTTGCCACCGCACTGAGTGCGGACACCGATGCGCCACCTGCCGCAGATACCGTGTTTCGCACCGCAGATATGGCCGATTTAAGCGAATTCCACTGGAAAAAGCGCCCCGTTGTGGTCTTTGCCGACAGCGAGAACGATCCTGCCTTTATCGAACAGATGGAACTTTTGGAGGCCCGCACGGACGCGCTGATCGAACGGGATGTCGTCGTTTTGACCGACACCGACCCCGCTGCCCGCTCGGCGCTGCGGCTCAAGATGCGGCCCCGCGGCTTTATGCTGGTGCTTGTGGGCAAGGACGGCGGCATCAAACTGCGCAAGCCATTTCCATGGGACGTGCGGGAAATCAGCCGCAGCATAGACAAAATGCCCATCCGCCAACGCGAGATCCGCGAAGAGAAAGACACCATGCGCCCCGAAAGGCCGTGATCCTTGATCAGCAGTGCCCTGGCGCCTATGTTAAAGGCAGGAACAACGCGAAGGTCTGATATGGACAAAGATCCCAACATACCGTTCACACCGATCCCTGTGACGTGGCGGACAGGTCCGCGCCCTGGCTATTGATAATCTGCTGGGCCGCTCTGGCCCCGCCGACGGAATAGGCCTTGATCAATCGTAGGGCATATTTTCCGAACAAATACGCCTGTTTACGCATGCCTACATAGTCTGAATACATTGCAGTGCGGCGTGGTGGGTCCAGTGTCTTGAACGTCTCGCCGCGCATATCCTCGGCAAGAGCCGAAACCGATTTGATCAGACTGTAGTAGGCGACAATCGCATCAATCGTCTGGCGCGGCAGCACGTCAATCTCCGCGATCACCGCGTCATAGACATGATCGTGATGCTCACGCGGGATAAACGGCACATAATCCGCCTCTTTTTCCATACGTTCGGTCAAGGCGGCGACATAGGCCTCCGTTTCCCCCACAACCCATAGCGATTCCAGCGTATTGCCGATCTCTGCATAAAGCGCCTTGTGATAATCCCGCAGCCGCTCCGCACGTCCGCGCGATTTGGCCAGTTCGGCAAAAATTGCCGTGGTCAGCCAGCCCACCGCAATCACCAGACCCGCGATCATCGCCTGCTGGATACCTGTCTCCAACTGGCCCAGGAAGGGCAGAGCCGCCCAAACCAAAGCGCCGAGGATCACGACGACCGGCAGACCAATCGTCAAAAAGAACTGCGCGATGATCAGACCTGCGGTGCGGGCCTCTTTCCACAGCAACAGCAGACCGGCGCAGAACACTGCGCCAATCGCCAAAAGCCAGGGAAGAGACAGCACCGCATCGGTCATCGGATCATTCGAACTCCATGATCACGTCGTCCACCGCAAGGCTGTCGCCCGCGCTGGCGTTGATCTTGGACACCACACCCTTTTTCTCGGCCCGCAGAATGTTTTCCATTTTCATCGCCTCAATGGTGCAAAGCGCCTGACCTTCCTGCACCTCGTCGCCCACAGCGGCCTCCAGTTTGACCACCAGACCCGGCATCGGGCAGAGCAGCATCTTGGACGTATCCGGCGCGACCTTTTCCGGCATCATCAGGGCCAGTTCGGCCTGACGGGGGGTGCGCACATGCACGCGCAGGTCCGCGCCCCGGGTGCGCACACGGAAACCGCCAGAGATCTTGCCAACCTTCAGGATCAACGGTGCATCTGCCACGGTCATGGTCGCCAGTTGATCGCCCGGCGTCCAATCGCCGCTCACGCGCAGCGCTTCGCCATCGGCAAAGTTCACGGTCGCGCCGTTCTGATCGGCCTCGATGGTCACATCAAATGATTGCCCCTGAATGGCGACGTTCCAATCAGTGCCGACCTTGCGTTCGTGGTTGTCCATCCGGCCCGACACCCGCGCCCGGCGGATTTCAGCGACGCGGTGCATCGCAGAGGTCGCCGCCGCAATCCGGCGCAATTCGTTTTCGGGCAATTCAACCCCTTCGAACCCATCGGGATATTCTTCGGCGATAAAGGCCGTGGTCATATCGCCGCTGATAAAGATCGGGTGATCCATCACCGCCGACAAGAATGGCAGGTTGTGGCCAATCCCCTCGACCTCAAAACTGTCCAGTGCCACGCGCATCTGCTCAATCGCCTCGGCGCGGGTCGGGGCCCAGGTACACAGCTTGGCGATCATCGGGTCGTAGTACATCGAAATTTCGCCACCCTCGTAGACGCCGGTGTCATTGCGCACGGCCATCACCCCTGACGGGGCATCATCCTGCCACTTGCCGTTGTCCAGAAGTGGCCCGGCCGCGACTTCCTGTGGCGGGCGATAGCGTGTCAAACGGCCAATGGAGGGCAAAAACCCCCGATAGGGGTCTTCGGCATAAAGACGGTTTTCAATCGCCCAGCCGTTCAGCTTCACATCCGATTGTTTGATCGACAGCTTCTCGCCATTGGCCACGCGGATCATCTCTTCGACCAGATCAACACCGGTGATCAACTCGGTGACAGGGTGTTCCACCTGCAAGCGGGTGTTCATCTCAAGGAAGTAAAAGTTCTTGTCGCCATCCACGATGAATTCCACCGTCCCGGCAGAGGCATAATCAACCGCCAGCGCCAATGCGACGGCCTGTTCGCCCATGGCCTTGCGGGTCGCCTCATCGAGGAAAGGCGAAGGTGCTTCTTCGACAACCTTTTGGTTGCGGCGCTGGATCGAACATTCCCGCTCACCCAGATAGATACCATTGCCGTGGCTGTCGCAGAGCACCTGAATTTCAATGTGGCGCGGTTGCGTGACGAACTTTTCGATAAAGATCCGGTCATCGCCAAAGGAATTGGCTGCCTCGTTCTTGGACGACTGGAACCCCTCGCGGGCCTCTTCGTCATTCCAGGCAATCCGCATGCCCTTGCCGCCGCCCCCGGCAGAGGCCTTGAGCATCACCGGATAACCGATTTCATTGGAAATCTTGACCGCCTCATCCGCATCCTCGATCAGCCCCATGTAACCCGGAACGGTGGAGACCCCCGCCTCCTGCGCGATTTTCTTGGAGGTGATCTTGTCCCCCATCTTTTCGATCGCCCCCACGGGCGGGCCGACAAAGGCCACACCAGCGTCCGACAGCGCCTCGGCGAACTTGCTGTTCTCGGACAGGAAGCCATAGCCGGGATGCACGGCCTCGGCCCCGGACGATTTGACCGCCTCCATCACCTTGTCGATGACGATATAGGACTGGTTTGCCGGGGGCGGGCCGATATGCACGGCCTCATCCGCCATCTGCACATGCAGCGCCTGCGCATCCGCGTCCGAATAAATCGCGACAGTGGTGATGCCCATCTTACGGGCGGTCTTGATAACGCGGCAGGCAATCTCGCCCCGATTGGCGATCAGGATTTTCTTGAACATGGGATATCCTTCTGGGTCTTGAGGAAAACACAAAAACCCTGTCGCAGCGAAGGCTGCGCAGGGTTCAAATAGGCGGGTGCCAAACAAGCGTGCCGGGTCTTGCGGCCTGCCGTTTTGGCAATGATTAGAGGGTGATCAGTTGCACTTGCCCGGGTTGAGTTGGCAATAGGCGATGTTGCCCGCAGCCCCGATGGCCGCGCCTTGGGCAAGGCTGCCACTGGTGATCGCCGCAGCGCCCGCGCCAATGGCCGCGCCGCCAAGTGCCTGTTCGCCAAGCGTGTCACCGCAAGCGGCCAAACCGCCGCAGGCCGCAAGGCTGAGAATGATATGTTTGATGGACATCTGCCTGTTCCTTCACTGCTTTTATATGCAGGAACAACGCGGCAGGCGCCCTTTGGTTCCGCGCTGCCGGGCCGATCCTGTGCCTGACCATCCAGACCGCGCCGCCTGCGGGAAAAAACGGGCAGCACAATCGGGGGGACGCTGCGCTGCCCATAAGGGGAAGGGGTTTGGTCTTGATGTGCAAACGGCGCATGTTCTTTGAGCGCGCCGCCTGCAGGTCCGACCCTGTCCAAATCCGCCCCAAGGGCCAAGCCCATAACGCCCCGCGCCGAGAAATCGGCTGAGGATCGCGCAAATGCGGGGAGGAGTGGCGCAAACATGCCGATTACCCTTCAAACGCTTCTGGAAAGGCCGCGCGGGCGATGGCCTCGTCGATGACCAAGAGCGCCTCGTAATCTGCCGGATCAAAAGGATCGGTCGCAGGCAAGACCTCGCGGCCAAACAGCCACGACAGACGCCCCGCGTCCAGATTGCCGCGCTCAAACGGCTGATCGCCAAAGGCTTCCCACAATGCCTTCATAAAGGCAGCATCGGCACGGCGGTCCGGCGGGCGGCGATCCGGGCGACGCTCGCGCCGGGTGATCGGCGTGACGCCCTTGGGATTGGGGCGTCGAATGGTGAATTGAAAGTCAGTGCCGGGCAAACGGCCCGGAAACCCGCGATGTTTCAACATATAGGCAGGCATCACACACCCTCCTGACAAAGGGTGGTGGGGATCAAGGCAGGCGGGATCGCCTGCCTTGCAACAGACTTACTTGTATTTGCCTGTGTATGTGGGCTCAACCGAGATGGGCTCTGGGTCGACAACCACGAATTCTTCTTCGGTCTGGCCGCTTGTGCATGCGGCAACAACGGCAACAAAGCCGAGCGTTGCCAACAGTTTGATGCTCTTTGACATCTATGTCTCCTGTCATTGTTGATGAGGCGCTGCACTGCTAGATGCCTCGCACGCCCCGGTTCTGAGGTAAGGGATACATGGGTATTCCTTGGCCGCAGAATAAGCAAAACGCTTTCCGATTGATACGGTTCCGCCGTCAATCGGCGGACTTGTGACGCCAAAGCCTCATTCATTCGTGTCTGTGGCAAACCGCCCCCTACATGTTGTGGTTGCATCAGAAACCCTCCCAAATACAGGAGCCATTTTCTGCGCGAAACGCTTCGAAAAACTGTGTTGCATCAGGATCGGCCACGCCAAATTCGGTGGGCCGGTCGGCCAGCGAGACCACGATCACATCGCCGGACAGTTCAAAATCCGAGATATACGACAACGCAGTTACCTCACACAGATGCAACATGTCCTGCGCGTTGGCCTCCGCCATCGCGTCATCGCGGGAGATCTTCGGCGCAACGAACCTGAACCGCAGCCAGACCTCATCGCCCAGATCGTCAATCAGCACCTCCTGAAGGTCTACAGGCTGTCCCGATGGAACGTCGAAGGACCAGACCGGCGTCGCCGCCAGCAAAAGCGCAAAGGCCAGACGGATCATGGCGCCTCTTCCTCCTGTGTGGCGAAATCGGCGGGCGAGATGATCTCGATCAGCTCCATATCATCCGAATGCCGCACCTCGCGGTGCTTGATCCCCGGCGGCTGTAACACACAAGACCCGGCCCGTAGCAGATGCTCCCCCTGCCCCTCGTATTCGAACACCACCCAGCCTTGGGTGACATAGACCATCTGGAAATCCAGCTCATGAGAATGCCATGCACCGGGGCTTTCCATCCCCGGCACGGCGCGGATCACATGGGCGCCGTAGCCGCCTTTGGTCGCATCCTTGATGCCCAGATCACGATATTCAAAAAACGGTCGCAACCCGGCACCTTCGAACTTTCCATCATCCGCATGGGCGATGGTGAAGGCTTGGTTTTTGAAAAGGGTCATAGCCATCTCCGCGTTTGGGTCAGGTATTCATCGTAAGGCGCGCCAAATTTCTGGCTCAGATAGGTTTCCTCGCGCAGCACCACCCCCCAATGCAGGCAAGCCCAAAGGATCACCGCCCCCAACACGGCCCAATCCAGCGAGAACACCAAACCAAGGCCAAGTTGCAGGATCACCATCCCCAGATACATCGGGTTCCGGGTAAACCGGTACGGCCCGTCCTGCACAAGATGCAGCGCCGACTGCCGTGGATCGACATGGGTGCCAGCTTGCCGAAACGCCCGCGTGCCACCCGCCGCCAACGCCCCTGCGCCCAGCATCATCACCAGCCCTGCCACAATGCTCCACCCGGTGCCCGCGTTTGGCAAAAGGCCAAGCGGAACCGCCCATTCCGCTGCAATCGCAGCGGCAGGCACCACCACAGATAGCAGCGGCGGAAAGAACAGGATGTCAGGGCCAGCGCTTTGGGTCATAGCGGAATGTTGTCGTGCTTTTTCCAAGGCCGGTTGACCTTCTTGTTCCGCAAGGATGCAAAGGCCCGCGCGATCCGTTTGCGCGTGGTGCGCGGCTGGATCACCTCGTCGATGAACCCGCGCTCTGCGGCGACAAAGGGATTGGCGAACCGGTCTTCATAATCCTTGGTGTGCTGCGCAATCTTTTCCGCATCGCCCAGATCCTGACGATGAATAATTTCCGTCGCGCCCTTGGCCCCCATCACGGCCACCTCGGCCGTGGGCCAGGCATAGTTGAAATCGGACCGCAGATGCTTGGACGCCATCACGTCATAAGCCCCGCCATAGGCTTTGCGGGTGATCACCGTCACCATCGGCACGGTTGCCTCGCCATAGGCAAACAGCAGCTTGGCACCGTGCTTGATCACGCCGCCATATTCCTGGCTGGTGCCGGGCAGAAAGCCGGGCACATCCACCAGCGTCAGCAGCGGGATTTCAAAGGCATCGCAGAAGCGCACAAACCGCGCCGCCTTGCGAGAGCTGTCAATGTCCAGACAGCCCGCCAGAACCATCGGCTGGTTCGCAACCACACCCACGGTGCGCCCCTCAAGACGAACGAAACCGGTGATGATGTTCTTGGCAAAATCTTCCTGGATCTCGTAAAAATCGCCCTCATCGGCCAGCTTATGAATCAGCTCTTTCATGTCGTAGGGCGTGTTCGGATTGGCCGGAACCAGGGTATCAAGGGAGGCCTCAATCCGGTCCGGCTCATCAAAGAACGGGCGCACGGGCGGCATCTGGGTGTTATTGGCCGGCAGGAAATCGACCAAGCGCCGCACCTCTGCCAAGGCTTCCACATCGTTTTCAAACGCCGCATCCGCGACCGAGGATTTACGGGTGTGGGTTGTCGCCCCGCCCAGTTCTTCGGCGGTCACCACCTCGTTGGTCACGGTCTTGACCACGTCAGGGCCGGTCACGAACATGTAGGAGGTGTCTTTGACCATAAAGATGAAGTCGGTCATCGCGGGGGAGTATACCGCACCGCCCGCACATGGCCCCATGATCACGCTGATCTGCGGGATCACGCCGGAGGCTTCGATATTGCGCTGAAACACTTCGGCATATCCGGCCAGCGAGGCCACGCCTTCCTGAATACGCGCCCCGCCAGAATCGTTGATGCCAATCACGGGTGCGCCGTTCTGGATCGCCATATCCTGAATTTTGCAGATCTTCTGCGCGTGGGTTTCGGACAGTGATCCACCAAAGACCGTGAAATCCTGACTGAACACATAGACCAGACGGCCATTGATCGTGCCCCAGCCGGTTACCACGCCATCGCCCGCAGGCTTTTGTTTCTCCATGCCAAAATCGGTGCAGCGATGAGTGACAAACATGTCAAACTCTTCAAAGCTGCCCTCGTCGAGCAACAATTCAACCCGTTCCCGCGCTGTCAGTTTGCCGCGCCCGTGTTGCGCATCAATGCGTTTTTGACCCCCGCCAAGGCGCGCGGTTTCGCGGCGCTCTTCAAGCTGTTCCAGAATATCTTTCATGATGAACCCCTGCATAAGTTTGGCGCATCTTATCCAAGCGGGGACGGCAACCAAAGTGGATTTGTGAATATTTGCAAAGTATTTCCACAGCTTCACTAGCTAATTGCAAAATTGCAAATGATCCCGCCCTCTCTGGACATTGTCCCGACATCGGAATACTTGCATTTGCATGAATGCCCCTCCCGTTATCCGGTTTCTGGATCGGACCACCCCACCGCATATCTCTACGTTGATCCTGCTTGCGGGCCTGTCTGCGATGGTGATGAACATCTTCCTGCCCAGCCTTCCCCAAATGGCAGAACATTTTGGCACGGATTACGCGGTGATGCAGCTTTCGGTCCCGCTCTTTCTGTTTTGCAGCGGCATCCTGCAACTCTTCATCGGCCCGATCTCCGACAATCTGGGCCGCCGCAAGGTGATGATGGGCGGGCTTGTCCTCTTCATCGGGGCGACATTGGGCTGTATCTACGCCCCCAACGCCACCGTTTTCCTGATCTTTCGCATAGGCCAAGCCATCATTGCCACGGCAATGGTCCTCAGCCGGGCCGTGATCCGCGATCTGTATTCACAGGATCAATCCGCCTCCATGATGGGCTATGTCACCATGGGGGTCGCCCTCGTACCGATGATCAGCCCCGCCATCGGAGGTGCGATTGAACAGGTCTTTGACTGGACCGTCACGTTTTGGCTGATGGCGGTTCTCGGCGGGATAATCCTGCTGATTGTCTGGGCCGACATGGGCGAAACCGCCCGCCACTCCGGCAAGACCTTGCTCGGACAGTTCCGCGAATATCCCGAACTGCTCAAAGCGCGGCGGTTCTGGGGTTATGCGATGGCTTCCGGATTTTGTTCTGGCGCGTTCTACGCCTATCTTGGCGGCGCGCCTTTTGTGGGCAGCACGGTCTTTGGCCTCAACCCGTTCTGGCTTGGCATCTACTTTGGCGCCCCCGCGATCGGCTATTTCGCGGGCAATTTCCTCACCGGTCTTTATGCAGTCAAATTCGGCGTCAACGCCATGGTGCTCTGGGGTTGTATTGCCAATGCCCTGGGCGGCGCAGTGTCCTTGCTGATCTTTCTCAGCGGGTATGGCACGGCCGAAACCTTCTTTGGCCTGATGACCCTTGTGGGCCTTGGCAACGGGCTGTGCATCCCCAATGCTGCGGCGGGCATGCTGTCTGTGCGCCCGCATCTGGCAGGTACGGCCTCCGGCCTTGGCGGCGCGATCATGATCGGCGGCGGCTCTGGCCTTGCGGTGTTGGCAGGTGCCCTGCTCACCCCTGAAACCGGCGCCTATCCACTGCTTTGGCTCATGCTGCTGACCGCCATTGCTGGGGTGATCTCCATCGCATCGGTGATCCGCCGTGAAAAAGCG
This window of the Sulfitobacter mediterraneus genome carries:
- a CDS encoding DUF4174 domain-containing protein; translation: MKPLIPLVIAGFFATALSADTDAPPAADTVFRTADMADLSEFHWKKRPVVVFADSENDPAFIEQMELLEARTDALIERDVVVLTDTDPAARSALRLKMRPRGFMLVLVGKDGGIKLRKPFPWDVREISRSIDKMPIRQREIREEKDTMRPERP
- a CDS encoding acetyl-CoA carboxylase biotin carboxylase subunit, producing the protein MFKKILIANRGEIACRVIKTARKMGITTVAIYSDADAQALHVQMADEAVHIGPPPANQSYIVIDKVMEAVKSSGAEAVHPGYGFLSENSKFAEALSDAGVAFVGPPVGAIEKMGDKITSKKIAQEAGVSTVPGYMGLIEDADEAVKISNEIGYPVMLKASAGGGGKGMRIAWNDEEAREGFQSSKNEAANSFGDDRIFIEKFVTQPRHIEIQVLCDSHGNGIYLGERECSIQRRNQKVVEEAPSPFLDEATRKAMGEQAVALALAVDYASAGTVEFIVDGDKNFYFLEMNTRLQVEHPVTELITGVDLVEEMIRVANGEKLSIKQSDVKLNGWAIENRLYAEDPYRGFLPSIGRLTRYRPPQEVAAGPLLDNGKWQDDAPSGVMAVRNDTGVYEGGEISMYYDPMIAKLCTWAPTRAEAIEQMRVALDSFEVEGIGHNLPFLSAVMDHPIFISGDMTTAFIAEEYPDGFEGVELPENELRRIAAATSAMHRVAEIRRARVSGRMDNHERKVGTDWNVAIQGQSFDVTIEADQNGATVNFADGEALRVSGDWTPGDQLATMTVADAPLILKVGKISGGFRVRTRGADLRVHVRTPRQAELALMMPEKVAPDTSKMLLCPMPGLVVKLEAAVGDEVQEGQALCTIEAMKMENILRAEKKGVVSKINASAGDSLAVDDVIMEFE
- a CDS encoding DUF6497 family protein gives rise to the protein MIRLAFALLLAATPVWSFDVPSGQPVDLQEVLIDDLGDEVWLRFRFVAPKISRDDAMAEANAQDMLHLCEVTALSYISDFELSGDVIVVSLADRPTEFGVADPDATQFFEAFRAENGSCIWEGF
- a CDS encoding cupin domain-containing protein, with product MTLFKNQAFTIAHADDGKFEGAGLRPFFEYRDLGIKDATKGGYGAHVIRAVPGMESPGAWHSHELDFQMVYVTQGWVVFEYEGQGEHLLRAGSCVLQPPGIKHREVRHSDDMELIEIISPADFATQEEEAP
- a CDS encoding methyltransferase family protein, with the translated sequence MTQSAGPDILFFPPLLSVVVPAAAIAAEWAVPLGLLPNAGTGWSIVAGLVMMLGAGALAAGGTRAFRQAGTHVDPRQSALHLVQDGPYRFTRNPMYLGMVILQLGLGLVFSLDWAVLGAVILWACLHWGVVLREETYLSQKFGAPYDEYLTQTRRWL
- a CDS encoding acyl-CoA carboxylase subunit beta yields the protein MKDILEQLEERRETARLGGGQKRIDAQHGRGKLTARERVELLLDEGSFEEFDMFVTHRCTDFGMEKQKPAGDGVVTGWGTINGRLVYVFSQDFTVFGGSLSETHAQKICKIQDMAIQNGAPVIGINDSGGARIQEGVASLAGYAEVFQRNIEASGVIPQISVIMGPCAGGAVYSPAMTDFIFMVKDTSYMFVTGPDVVKTVTNEVVTAEELGGATTHTRKSSVADAAFENDVEALAEVRRLVDFLPANNTQMPPVRPFFDEPDRIEASLDTLVPANPNTPYDMKELIHKLADEGDFYEIQEDFAKNIITGFVRLEGRTVGVVANQPMVLAGCLDIDSSRKAARFVRFCDAFEIPLLTLVDVPGFLPGTSQEYGGVIKHGAKLLFAYGEATVPMVTVITRKAYGGAYDVMASKHLRSDFNYAWPTAEVAVMGAKGATEIIHRQDLGDAEKIAQHTKDYEDRFANPFVAAERGFIDEVIQPRTTRKRIARAFASLRNKKVNRPWKKHDNIPL
- a CDS encoding multidrug effflux MFS transporter, producing MNAPPVIRFLDRTTPPHISTLILLAGLSAMVMNIFLPSLPQMAEHFGTDYAVMQLSVPLFLFCSGILQLFIGPISDNLGRRKVMMGGLVLFIGATLGCIYAPNATVFLIFRIGQAIIATAMVLSRAVIRDLYSQDQSASMMGYVTMGVALVPMISPAIGGAIEQVFDWTVTFWLMAVLGGIILLIVWADMGETARHSGKTLLGQFREYPELLKARRFWGYAMASGFCSGAFYAYLGGAPFVGSTVFGLNPFWLGIYFGAPAIGYFAGNFLTGLYAVKFGVNAMVLWGCIANALGGAVSLLIFLSGYGTAETFFGLMTLVGLGNGLCIPNAAAGMLSVRPHLAGTASGLGGAIMIGGGSGLAVLAGALLTPETGAYPLLWLMLLTAIAGVISIASVIRREKALGLA